One Ricinus communis isolate WT05 ecotype wild-type chromosome 1, ASM1957865v1, whole genome shotgun sequence DNA window includes the following coding sequences:
- the LOC125370403 gene encoding protein PLASTID REDOX INSENSITIVE 2, chloroplastic-like: protein MASWSKAPVSPTFNSCSVYSSSISRPFLSFLYSSSSPSTFTPLVLGSSSHLTNIRLARFHLFPYVTKNKGNNHICRAAEYKFPDPIPEFADVETEKFRTHLQKKLSKKGVCGDSIEEVVGICTEIFSTFLHSEYGGPGTLLVIPFCDMADTINERGLPGGPQAARAAVKWAQDHVDKDWKEWTGGDSK from the exons ATGGCTTCCTGGAGTAAAGCTCCTGTTTCTCCAACGTTTAACTCCTGCTCCGTCTACTCTTCTTCAATTTCTCGCCCATTCCTTTCATTTCTttactcttcttcttctccctCCACTTTTACTCCGCTTGTTTTGGGCTCATCCTCTCATTTAACTAACATCAGACTCGCTCGCTTTCACTTATTCCCTTATGTCACCAAGAATAAGGGAAATAACCACATTTGCAGAGCAGCTGAGTACAAATTTCCAGACCCAATTCCCGAATTTGCTGATGTA GAGACGGAGAAATTCAGGACCCATCTTCAGAAGAAGCTTTCTAAGAAAGGGGTCTGTGGAGATTCAATTGAAGAAGTTGTAGGAATCTGCACTGAG ATATTCAGTACATTCTTGCACTCGGAATATGGCGGTCCTGGAACGCTCTTAGTTATTCCTTTCTGTGACATGGCTGATACAATAAATGAACGAGGTCTGCCTGGAGGACCACAAGCTGCACGTGCGGCAGTAAAATGGGCCCAGGATCATGTTGACAAGGATTGGAAAGAGTGGACTGGAGGTGACAGCAAGTGA
- the LOC125368577 gene encoding uncharacterized protein YuxK, whose translation MTMTKFRNLTATFTPRSSLFFSSSLKNYFFSSSPFPSPLPIDTVSETAADVAGEVLYPDASTLPSPVTLPTLLQPRVVVYDGVCHLCHRGVKWVIKADKYRKIKFCCLQSKAAEPYLRLCGLDRDDVLRRFLFIEGPDLYHQASTAALRVVSYLPLPYSALSTLLIIPTPLRDAVYDYVAKGRYNWFGKADDCLVLKDKELLERFIDRGEMMG comes from the exons ATGACGATGACAAAGTTTCGAAACTTGACTGCAACATTTACACCGAGATCATCtctatttttctcttcttccttaAAGAAttacttcttttcttcctctcCATTTCCATCTCCGTTACCAATCGATACCGTCTCAGAAACTGCGGCTGATGTTGCTGGAGAAGTGCTGTACCCAGACGCGTCAACCCTCCCGAGCCCTGTTACACTACCCACTCTCCTCCAGCCACGTGTCGTCGTCTACGATGGTGTCTGCCATCTCTGCCACCGAG GAGTGAAGTGGGTGATTAAAGCAGATAAATATAGGAAGATTAAGTTTTGTTGTCTCCAATCAAAGGCTGCTGAGCCATACTTAAGATTGTGCGGTCTTGACCGAGATGATGTTCTCCGCCGCTTTCTCTTCATTGAGGGTCCTGATTTGTACCACCAAGCATCCACTG CCGCACTGAGAGTAGTTTCATATTTGCCTCTACCATACTCCGCTTTAAGCACGCTCTTAATCATCCCAACTCCCCTCAGGGATGCAGTCTACGACTATGTTGCCAAAGGACGCTACAATTGGTTTGGAAAGGCTGATGATTGCTTGGTTTTGAAAGATAAGGAGTTGCTTGAGCGATTCATAGACAGGGGTGAGATGATGGGTTGA
- the LOC8280792 gene encoding uncharacterized protein LOC8280792 isoform X1: protein MNCISRVSSYTAAIFGRGKGILFSRSVSHQCYCYSTSTCTPLRNRSFERPVSFDSVKFNLQFVFRFRAQCYSTKKGSAKVSRERKLDPTESATAPMEQEKDAFFVVRKGDVVGVYKSFTDCQAQIGSSVCDPPVSVYKGYSLSKDTEEYLVSRGLQNALYAIRAQDLKEDLFGTLVPCPFQQPDSSKGETSALVATKKRSQEFLGLQIVETDGSASGLTDPLRKHAKLDNQTEAQALYYDDDSCILEFDGASKGNPGPAGAGALLRTTDGRIICRLREGLGQVTNNVAEYRAMILGMKYALKKGYTKIRVQGDSKLVCSQVQGLWKVKHKDMTNLYEQAKQLKDKFASFQISHVLRALNSEADAQANLAIQLADGQVQEECLYND, encoded by the exons ATGAACTGCATATCACGAGTGTCATCATACACAGCGGCTATATTTGGAAGGGGAAAAGGCATTTTATTTTCGAGGAGCGTTTCGCATCAATGTTATTGTTATTCTACTTCTACTTGTACTCCTTTGCGCAATAGAAGCTTTGAGCGTCCTGTTAGTTTTGATTCAGTCAAATTCAATTTACAATTTGTTTTTAGGTTTCGTGCTCAGTGTTACTCGACCAAAAAAGGAAGTGCGAAAGTTTCTCGTGAGAGGAAATTGGATCCTACTGAGTCGGCAACAGCACCTATGGAGCAAGAAAAAGATGCTTTCTTTGTTGTGAGGAAAGGTGACGTTGTTGGTGTTTATAAGAGTTTCACTGATTGTCAAGCTCAAATTGGTTCGTCG GTATGTGATCCTCCTGTCAGTGTATACAAAGGGTACTCTTTATCTAAGGACACTGAGGAATATCTTGTATCACGTGGACTCCAGAATGCTTTGTACGCTATCAGAGCTCAAGATTTGAAAGAGGACCTTTTTGGCACACTTGTCCCTTGTCCTTTTCAG CAACCTGATTCTTCCAAAGGAGAAACATCTGCGCTGGTTGCAACAAAAAAGAGATCACAGGAATTTCTAGGATTGCAGATTGTG GAAACTGATGGATCAGCTTCTGGTTTAACTGATCCTCTAAGAAAGCATGCCAAGTTGGATAATCAAACTGAGGCTCAGGCATTGTACTACGATGAC GACTCCTGTATTCTCGAGTTTGATGGTGCTTCAAAAGGAAATCCTGGACCAGCTGGGGCAGGAGCTCTGTTGCGGACTACAGATGGACGTATA ATTTGCAGACTACGAGAAGGATTGGGCCAAGTAACAAACAATGTGGCCGAATATAGAGCCATGATTTTAGGAATGAAATATGCTCTTAAAAAGGGTTATACAAAAATTCGTGTCCAAGGTGACTCCAAACTTGTCTGCTCTCAG GTTCAGGGTTTATGGAAGGTCAAACACAAAGACATGACTAATCTGTATGAGCAGGCCAAACAACTGAAGGACAAGTTTGCTTCTTTTCAGATCAGTCATGTTCTAAGG GCACTTAATTCCGAGGCTGATGCTCAAGCGAACTTGGCCATCCAGCTTGCTG ATGGCCAAGTTCAAGAAGAGTGTCTTTACAATGATTGA
- the LOC8280792 gene encoding uncharacterized protein LOC8280792 isoform X3: MFRAQCYSTKKGSAKVSRERKLDPTESATAPMEQEKDAFFVVRKGDVVGVYKSFTDCQAQIGSSVCDPPVSVYKGYSLSKDTEEYLVSRGLQNALYAIRAQDLKEDLFGTLVPCPFQQPDSSKGETSALVATKKRSQEFLGLQIVETDGSASGLTDPLRKHAKLDNQTEAQALYYDDDSCILEFDGASKGNPGPAGAGALLRTTDGRIICRLREGLGQVTNNVAEYRAMILGMKYALKKGYTKIRVQGDSKLVCSQVQGLWKVKHKDMTNLYEQAKQLKDKFASFQISHVLRALNSEADAQANLAIQLADGQVQEECLYND, encoded by the exons AT GTTTCGTGCTCAGTGTTACTCGACCAAAAAAGGAAGTGCGAAAGTTTCTCGTGAGAGGAAATTGGATCCTACTGAGTCGGCAACAGCACCTATGGAGCAAGAAAAAGATGCTTTCTTTGTTGTGAGGAAAGGTGACGTTGTTGGTGTTTATAAGAGTTTCACTGATTGTCAAGCTCAAATTGGTTCGTCG GTATGTGATCCTCCTGTCAGTGTATACAAAGGGTACTCTTTATCTAAGGACACTGAGGAATATCTTGTATCACGTGGACTCCAGAATGCTTTGTACGCTATCAGAGCTCAAGATTTGAAAGAGGACCTTTTTGGCACACTTGTCCCTTGTCCTTTTCAG CAACCTGATTCTTCCAAAGGAGAAACATCTGCGCTGGTTGCAACAAAAAAGAGATCACAGGAATTTCTAGGATTGCAGATTGTG GAAACTGATGGATCAGCTTCTGGTTTAACTGATCCTCTAAGAAAGCATGCCAAGTTGGATAATCAAACTGAGGCTCAGGCATTGTACTACGATGAC GACTCCTGTATTCTCGAGTTTGATGGTGCTTCAAAAGGAAATCCTGGACCAGCTGGGGCAGGAGCTCTGTTGCGGACTACAGATGGACGTATA ATTTGCAGACTACGAGAAGGATTGGGCCAAGTAACAAACAATGTGGCCGAATATAGAGCCATGATTTTAGGAATGAAATATGCTCTTAAAAAGGGTTATACAAAAATTCGTGTCCAAGGTGACTCCAAACTTGTCTGCTCTCAG GTTCAGGGTTTATGGAAGGTCAAACACAAAGACATGACTAATCTGTATGAGCAGGCCAAACAACTGAAGGACAAGTTTGCTTCTTTTCAGATCAGTCATGTTCTAAGG GCACTTAATTCCGAGGCTGATGCTCAAGCGAACTTGGCCATCCAGCTTGCTG ATGGCCAAGTTCAAGAAGAGTGTCTTTACAATGATTGA
- the LOC8280792 gene encoding uncharacterized protein LOC8280792 isoform X2, with product MNCISRVSSYTAAIFGRGKGILFSRSVSHQCYCYSTSTCTPLRNRSFERPVSFDSVKFNLQFVFRFRAQCYSTKKGSAKVSRERKLDPTESATAPMEQEKDAFFVVRKGDVVGVYKSFTDCQAQIGSSVCDPPVSVYKGYSLSKDTEEYLVSRGLQNALYAIRAQDLKEDLFGTLVPCPFQQPDSSKGETSALVATKKRSQEFLGLQIVETDGSASGLTDPLRKHAKLDNQTEAQALYYDDDSCILEFDGASKGNPGPAGAGALLRTTDGRIICRLREGLGQVTNNVAEYRAMILGMKYALKKGYTKIRVQGDSKLVCSQVQGLWKVKHKDMTNLYEQAKQLKDKFASFQISHVLRDTDHLTFVLGVVYSKVYIHFEPP from the exons ATGAACTGCATATCACGAGTGTCATCATACACAGCGGCTATATTTGGAAGGGGAAAAGGCATTTTATTTTCGAGGAGCGTTTCGCATCAATGTTATTGTTATTCTACTTCTACTTGTACTCCTTTGCGCAATAGAAGCTTTGAGCGTCCTGTTAGTTTTGATTCAGTCAAATTCAATTTACAATTTGTTTTTAGGTTTCGTGCTCAGTGTTACTCGACCAAAAAAGGAAGTGCGAAAGTTTCTCGTGAGAGGAAATTGGATCCTACTGAGTCGGCAACAGCACCTATGGAGCAAGAAAAAGATGCTTTCTTTGTTGTGAGGAAAGGTGACGTTGTTGGTGTTTATAAGAGTTTCACTGATTGTCAAGCTCAAATTGGTTCGTCG GTATGTGATCCTCCTGTCAGTGTATACAAAGGGTACTCTTTATCTAAGGACACTGAGGAATATCTTGTATCACGTGGACTCCAGAATGCTTTGTACGCTATCAGAGCTCAAGATTTGAAAGAGGACCTTTTTGGCACACTTGTCCCTTGTCCTTTTCAG CAACCTGATTCTTCCAAAGGAGAAACATCTGCGCTGGTTGCAACAAAAAAGAGATCACAGGAATTTCTAGGATTGCAGATTGTG GAAACTGATGGATCAGCTTCTGGTTTAACTGATCCTCTAAGAAAGCATGCCAAGTTGGATAATCAAACTGAGGCTCAGGCATTGTACTACGATGAC GACTCCTGTATTCTCGAGTTTGATGGTGCTTCAAAAGGAAATCCTGGACCAGCTGGGGCAGGAGCTCTGTTGCGGACTACAGATGGACGTATA ATTTGCAGACTACGAGAAGGATTGGGCCAAGTAACAAACAATGTGGCCGAATATAGAGCCATGATTTTAGGAATGAAATATGCTCTTAAAAAGGGTTATACAAAAATTCGTGTCCAAGGTGACTCCAAACTTGTCTGCTCTCAG GTTCAGGGTTTATGGAAGGTCAAACACAAAGACATGACTAATCTGTATGAGCAGGCCAAACAACTGAAGGACAAGTTTGCTTCTTTTCAGATCAGTCATGTTCTAAGG GATACAGATCACCTGACCTTCGTTTTGGGAGTGGTCTATTCTAAGGTTTACATCCACTTTGAACCACCTTGA
- the LOC8281932 gene encoding uncharacterized protein LOC8281932 isoform X2, whose protein sequence is MMVSNSISLLTIPTTTASTSNSISFRLLIPNGTLKSFSTVSQFTLRFKNNTFLSSPLPSQTTLFNFPSLSLKRCNLFSLYALKKKPRNGSTALMDMSDLEDDDDDFDDELDAFDDDFVDEGDEEEEGMLLPFGKMKKWLENKPRGFGEGKVYDTFVEDKLLEEIEQSRKAQAANLDTLKNNPVKPASEKDGQKNKVAEVVPSGIRVRIINLPKKRNIHRDLQLAFKEVPGVVNIFPAVSGNKKTKDPVCKGFAFVDFKSEEDADRFVQQFSGQSIVFGRIQKQIKCMMTNGHSSNSSDDESASSFYSDSNLTVPALEADIDANADMDDSCSEETSSDVPDDMDELRTEKLKDVTDSLESFSISDSDTGDIVQAIVKPTTGSFSQKKQDKRRATKKKVRAKATAEKAPKLEIPGSAKRLKIREKAVLTDVFSKYGSQSAIASVEES, encoded by the exons ATGATGGTGAGCAATTCAATCTCTCTTCTTACTATCCCTACTACCACTGCCTCTACTTCCAATTCAATATCCTTTCGTCTTCTAATTCCAAATGGAACTCTTAAATCATTTTCAACTGTGTCACAGTTCACTCTCCGCTTCAAGAACAACACTTTCCTCTCTTCTCCGCTACCATCTCAAACTACCCTTTTTAATTTCCCTTCTCTTTCGCTCAAAAGGTGcaatcttttttctctttatgcACTGAAGAAAAAACCCAGAAATGGCAGCACTGCCCTCATGGACATGAGTGACTTggaggatgatgatgatgattttgaTGATGAACTTGATGCTTTTGATGATGATTTCGTTGATGAGGGTGACGAGGAGGAGGAAGGGATGCTTTTGCCATTTGGTAAAATGAAAAAGTGGCTAGAGAACAAGCCACGTGGGTTTGGTGAGGGGAAGGTTTATGATACTTTTGTTGAAGATAAGCTGCTTGAAGAAATTGAACAGAGTAGAAAAGCACAAGCTGCTAACTTGGATACTCTTAAAAATAACCCAGTTAAGCCTGCATCCGAGAAAGATGGTCAAAAGAACAAAG TGGCTGAAGTTGTACCTAGTGGCATTAGAGTGCGCATTATCAACCTTCCAAAGAAAAGGAACATCCACAGAGATCTACAATTAGCATTCAAAGAAGTTCCTGGTGTTGTTAATATATTCCCAGCAGTTTCTGGAAATAAGAAGACGAAAGACCCTGTTTGCAAGGGCTTTGCCTTTGTTGATTTCAAGTCTGAGGAGGATGCTGATAG GTTTGTGCAACAATTCTCTGGACAAAGTATAGTATTTGGCAGGATTCAGAAGCAGATAAAATGCATGATGACAAATGGACACTCTTCCAACTCTTCTGATGATGAATCAGCAAGCAGCTTCTATTCTGATTCAAACTTGACAGTTCCTGCTCTTGAAGCAGATATAGATGCTAATGCTGATATGGATGACTCATGCTCTGAAGAAACTTCATCTGATGTACCTGATGACATGGATGAACTCAGAAcagaaaaattgaaagatgTTACTGATAGTCTGGAATCTTTCAGCATATCAGATTCGGATACTGGTGATATAGTGCAAGCGATTGTGAAACCTACGACTGGTTCATTTTCCCAGAAGAAGCAAGATAAACGACGGGCTACTAAGAAAAAGGTTAGGGCAAAAGCGACAGCAGAGAAGGCTCCCAAGTTGGAAATCCCAGGATCTGCAAAGAG GTTAAAGATCAGGGAGAAGGCCGTGCTAACTGATGTGTTTAGTAAATACGGTTCGCAATCTGCTATAGCTTCAGTAGAAGAGAGCTAA
- the LOC8281932 gene encoding uncharacterized protein LOC8281932 isoform X1 — protein sequence MMVSNSISLLTIPTTTASTSNSISFRLLIPNGTLKSFSTVSQFTLRFKNNTFLSSPLPSQTTLFNFPSLSLKRCNLFSLYALKKKPRNGSTALMDMSDLEDDDDDFDDELDAFDDDFVDEGDEEEEGMLLPFGKMKKWLENKPRGFGEGKVYDTFVEDKLLEEIEQSRKAQAANLDTLKNNPVKPASEKDGQKNKVRAVAEVVPSGIRVRIINLPKKRNIHRDLQLAFKEVPGVVNIFPAVSGNKKTKDPVCKGFAFVDFKSEEDADRFVQQFSGQSIVFGRIQKQIKCMMTNGHSSNSSDDESASSFYSDSNLTVPALEADIDANADMDDSCSEETSSDVPDDMDELRTEKLKDVTDSLESFSISDSDTGDIVQAIVKPTTGSFSQKKQDKRRATKKKVRAKATAEKAPKLEIPGSAKRLKIREKAVLTDVFSKYGSQSAIASVEES from the exons ATGATGGTGAGCAATTCAATCTCTCTTCTTACTATCCCTACTACCACTGCCTCTACTTCCAATTCAATATCCTTTCGTCTTCTAATTCCAAATGGAACTCTTAAATCATTTTCAACTGTGTCACAGTTCACTCTCCGCTTCAAGAACAACACTTTCCTCTCTTCTCCGCTACCATCTCAAACTACCCTTTTTAATTTCCCTTCTCTTTCGCTCAAAAGGTGcaatcttttttctctttatgcACTGAAGAAAAAACCCAGAAATGGCAGCACTGCCCTCATGGACATGAGTGACTTggaggatgatgatgatgattttgaTGATGAACTTGATGCTTTTGATGATGATTTCGTTGATGAGGGTGACGAGGAGGAGGAAGGGATGCTTTTGCCATTTGGTAAAATGAAAAAGTGGCTAGAGAACAAGCCACGTGGGTTTGGTGAGGGGAAGGTTTATGATACTTTTGTTGAAGATAAGCTGCTTGAAGAAATTGAACAGAGTAGAAAAGCACAAGCTGCTAACTTGGATACTCTTAAAAATAACCCAGTTAAGCCTGCATCCGAGAAAGATGGTCAAAAGAACAAAG TCCGTGCAGTGGCTGAAGTTGTACCTAGTGGCATTAGAGTGCGCATTATCAACCTTCCAAAGAAAAGGAACATCCACAGAGATCTACAATTAGCATTCAAAGAAGTTCCTGGTGTTGTTAATATATTCCCAGCAGTTTCTGGAAATAAGAAGACGAAAGACCCTGTTTGCAAGGGCTTTGCCTTTGTTGATTTCAAGTCTGAGGAGGATGCTGATAG GTTTGTGCAACAATTCTCTGGACAAAGTATAGTATTTGGCAGGATTCAGAAGCAGATAAAATGCATGATGACAAATGGACACTCTTCCAACTCTTCTGATGATGAATCAGCAAGCAGCTTCTATTCTGATTCAAACTTGACAGTTCCTGCTCTTGAAGCAGATATAGATGCTAATGCTGATATGGATGACTCATGCTCTGAAGAAACTTCATCTGATGTACCTGATGACATGGATGAACTCAGAAcagaaaaattgaaagatgTTACTGATAGTCTGGAATCTTTCAGCATATCAGATTCGGATACTGGTGATATAGTGCAAGCGATTGTGAAACCTACGACTGGTTCATTTTCCCAGAAGAAGCAAGATAAACGACGGGCTACTAAGAAAAAGGTTAGGGCAAAAGCGACAGCAGAGAAGGCTCCCAAGTTGGAAATCCCAGGATCTGCAAAGAG GTTAAAGATCAGGGAGAAGGCCGTGCTAACTGATGTGTTTAGTAAATACGGTTCGCAATCTGCTATAGCTTCAGTAGAAGAGAGCTAA